Proteins co-encoded in one Solea senegalensis isolate Sse05_10M linkage group LG8, IFAPA_SoseM_1, whole genome shotgun sequence genomic window:
- the hdac12 gene encoding uncharacterized protein SYNPCC7002_A1628 isoform X2, producing MIFVNKLFSQSPRVKVARLFRAVFSPCRCFHEETVWVPEIASTELLSCVHTEEYLDNFIHGKTSEKDQRRTGFSWSEGLVRRCRYETGGTVLAANVALQRGLTCSTAGGTHHAFPSYGSGFCLLNDLAVAAKSVMNNSSPKRKVLIVDLDVHQGDGTAFIFKDEPCVFTFSVHCGKNFPLRKQQSDLDVSVEDGLEDKEYLSIVEAHLPWVLDTFHPDLVLYDAGVDPHRDDELGRLHLTDQGLRERDLYVMRTAVSRGVPVAAVIGGGYSRDIDKLALRHSIVHRAATQVWRECGL from the exons ATGATTTTCGTAAATAAATTGTTTTCTCAAAGTCCGCGTGTGAAAGTCGCGCGGTTGTTTAGAGCCGTTTTCTCCCCCTGTAGATGTTTTCACGAAGAAACG GTGTGGGTCCCTGAAATAGCCTCCACAGAGCTACTGAGCTGTGTGCACACCGAGGAATACCTGGACAACTTCATACATGGGAAAACCAGCGAGAAGGACCAAAGGAGGACGGGTTTCTCCTGGAGCGAAGGCCTCGTGAGACGCTGTCGATATGAAacag GGGGGACAGTTCTGGCCGCCAACGTGGCTCTGCAGCGAGGTCTGACCTGCAGCACAGCAGGAGGAACTCACCACGCGTTTCCAAGCTACGGCTCAGGATTCTGTCTCCTCAACGATTTGGCGGTCGCAGCCAAATCGGTCATGAACAACTCCTCACCAAAGAGGAAGGTCCTGATCGTGGATCTGGACGTCCATCAG GGCGACGGCACagcttttatatttaaagacGAGCCGTGCGTGTTCACGTTCTcggtgcattgtgggaaaaaCTTCCCTCTCCGTAAACAACAGAGTGACCTCGATGTGAGCGTCGAGGACGGACTGGAAGACAAGGAGTACCTCTCCATCG TCGAAGCTCATCTCCCTTGGGTGTTGGACACGTTCCATCCAGATCTGGTACTGTACGATGCAGGAGTCGACCCTCACCGAGACGACGAGCTCGGCAGGCTCCATCTCACCGATCAAG GCCTGCGCGAGAGAGATCTGTACGTGATGAGGACGGCGGTGAGCAGAGGCGTCCCCGTCGCCGCCGTCATCGGAGGAGGATACTCGCGAGACATCGACAAACTGGCGCTCAGACACTCCATCGTCCACAGAGCAGCAACTCAG GTCTGGAGGGAGTGTGGACTCTAA
- the hdac12 gene encoding uncharacterized protein SYNPCC7002_A1628 isoform X3 → MIFVNKLFSQSPRVKVARLFRAVFSPCRCFHEETVRRDDSSGLPVIHHRHYVCDLPPKHRFPIDKFPRVLHFLIQDQVITHKQVWVPEIASTELLSCVHTEEYLDNFIHGKTSEKDQRRTGFSWSEGLVRRCRYETGGTVLAANVALQRGLTCSTAGGTHHAFPSYGSGFCLLNDLAVAAKSVMNNSSPKRKVLIVDLDVHQGDGTAFIFKDEPCVFTFSVHCGKNFPLRKQQSDLDVSVEDGLEDKEYLSIVEAHLPWVLDTFHPDLVLYDAGVDPHRDDELGRLHLTDQGVR, encoded by the exons ATGATTTTCGTAAATAAATTGTTTTCTCAAAGTCCGCGTGTGAAAGTCGCGCGGTTGTTTAGAGCCGTTTTCTCCCCCTGTAGATGTTTTCACGAAGAAACG GTGAGACGTGACGACAGCAGCGGTTTACCTGTGATTCATCACAGACATTATGTGTGTGATCTTCCACCGAAGCACAGGTTTCCAATCGACAAGTTTCCACGGGTTTTACACTTTTTAATCCAAGACCAAGTcattacacacaaacag GTGTGGGTCCCTGAAATAGCCTCCACAGAGCTACTGAGCTGTGTGCACACCGAGGAATACCTGGACAACTTCATACATGGGAAAACCAGCGAGAAGGACCAAAGGAGGACGGGTTTCTCCTGGAGCGAAGGCCTCGTGAGACGCTGTCGATATGAAacag GGGGGACAGTTCTGGCCGCCAACGTGGCTCTGCAGCGAGGTCTGACCTGCAGCACAGCAGGAGGAACTCACCACGCGTTTCCAAGCTACGGCTCAGGATTCTGTCTCCTCAACGATTTGGCGGTCGCAGCCAAATCGGTCATGAACAACTCCTCACCAAAGAGGAAGGTCCTGATCGTGGATCTGGACGTCCATCAG GGCGACGGCACagcttttatatttaaagacGAGCCGTGCGTGTTCACGTTCTcggtgcattgtgggaaaaaCTTCCCTCTCCGTAAACAACAGAGTGACCTCGATGTGAGCGTCGAGGACGGACTGGAAGACAAGGAGTACCTCTCCATCG TCGAAGCTCATCTCCCTTGGGTGTTGGACACGTTCCATCCAGATCTGGTACTGTACGATGCAGGAGTCGACCCTCACCGAGACGACGAGCTCGGCAGGCTCCATCTCACCGATCAAGGTGTGCGATGA
- the hdac12 gene encoding uncharacterized protein SYNPCC7002_A1628 isoform X1, which translates to MIFVNKLFSQSPRVKVARLFRAVFSPCRCFHEETVRRDDSSGLPVIHHRHYVCDLPPKHRFPIDKFPRVLHFLIQDQVITHKQVWVPEIASTELLSCVHTEEYLDNFIHGKTSEKDQRRTGFSWSEGLVRRCRYETGGTVLAANVALQRGLTCSTAGGTHHAFPSYGSGFCLLNDLAVAAKSVMNNSSPKRKVLIVDLDVHQGDGTAFIFKDEPCVFTFSVHCGKNFPLRKQQSDLDVSVEDGLEDKEYLSIVEAHLPWVLDTFHPDLVLYDAGVDPHRDDELGRLHLTDQGLRERDLYVMRTAVSRGVPVAAVIGGGYSRDIDKLALRHSIVHRAATQVWRECGL; encoded by the exons ATGATTTTCGTAAATAAATTGTTTTCTCAAAGTCCGCGTGTGAAAGTCGCGCGGTTGTTTAGAGCCGTTTTCTCCCCCTGTAGATGTTTTCACGAAGAAACG GTGAGACGTGACGACAGCAGCGGTTTACCTGTGATTCATCACAGACATTATGTGTGTGATCTTCCACCGAAGCACAGGTTTCCAATCGACAAGTTTCCACGGGTTTTACACTTTTTAATCCAAGACCAAGTcattacacacaaacag GTGTGGGTCCCTGAAATAGCCTCCACAGAGCTACTGAGCTGTGTGCACACCGAGGAATACCTGGACAACTTCATACATGGGAAAACCAGCGAGAAGGACCAAAGGAGGACGGGTTTCTCCTGGAGCGAAGGCCTCGTGAGACGCTGTCGATATGAAacag GGGGGACAGTTCTGGCCGCCAACGTGGCTCTGCAGCGAGGTCTGACCTGCAGCACAGCAGGAGGAACTCACCACGCGTTTCCAAGCTACGGCTCAGGATTCTGTCTCCTCAACGATTTGGCGGTCGCAGCCAAATCGGTCATGAACAACTCCTCACCAAAGAGGAAGGTCCTGATCGTGGATCTGGACGTCCATCAG GGCGACGGCACagcttttatatttaaagacGAGCCGTGCGTGTTCACGTTCTcggtgcattgtgggaaaaaCTTCCCTCTCCGTAAACAACAGAGTGACCTCGATGTGAGCGTCGAGGACGGACTGGAAGACAAGGAGTACCTCTCCATCG TCGAAGCTCATCTCCCTTGGGTGTTGGACACGTTCCATCCAGATCTGGTACTGTACGATGCAGGAGTCGACCCTCACCGAGACGACGAGCTCGGCAGGCTCCATCTCACCGATCAAG GCCTGCGCGAGAGAGATCTGTACGTGATGAGGACGGCGGTGAGCAGAGGCGTCCCCGTCGCCGCCGTCATCGGAGGAGGATACTCGCGAGACATCGACAAACTGGCGCTCAGACACTCCATCGTCCACAGAGCAGCAACTCAG GTCTGGAGGGAGTGTGGACTCTAA